A stretch of Malus sylvestris chromosome 11, drMalSylv7.2, whole genome shotgun sequence DNA encodes these proteins:
- the LOC126589880 gene encoding uncharacterized protein LOC126589880, which yields MEIYNACNLKADTGKAPTRLQRRAPVSLQLDQIASTASTNPLSNEDASMTIPLLSPVVIPSPNPVAVVIEKGGDQNVRSSIAPPFPTAGGWQHPAAGGWHHPALAPFVDPSTLFTVFQTQCMIVNQCSTDI from the coding sequence ATGGAGATTTACAATGCTTGCAACCTCAAAGCCGATACAGGGAAGGCTCCAACTAGGTTACAACGGCGTGCCCCGGTGTCTCTTCAGCTTGATCAAATCGCAAGCACTGCCTCCACCAACCCTTTATCCAACGAGGATGCTTCAATGACGATCCCATTACTGTCTCCGGTAGTCATTCCATCTCCAAATCCAGTGGCAGTGGTGATAGAAAAAGGCGGTGATCAGAACGTGAGAAGTAGTATTGCACCGCCCTTTCCGACTGCAGGTGGGTGGCAACACCCGGCTGCAGGCGGCTGGCACCACCCAGCTCTGGCTCCTTTTGTGGATCCCTCAACGTTGTTTACCGTGTTTCAAACCCAGTGCATGATCGTGAACCAGTGCAGTACTGACATCTAA